CGCGGTGGAGAAGAACGGCGGAGAAAGACTATTAGTGTATGCAGGGACTTTTGAAACTAGTATAAAAGAACCGGAAATACTCCCAATTATCCTTACTATTCAAGTTACAAACAAATAAATGAAGATATTTGTTACTGGAGGTTCAGGCTTCATTGGAAGTAAAGTAGTGGAAATTTTAATTTCTAAGGGTCATTCCGTGATTGGTTTAGCTAGATCAGACGCATCAGCTGAGAAATTGGAGGCTGCTGGAGCTGAAGTGGTGAGAGGCGAATTAACTGAaattgacttgttgataaaaACTGCCGCTGAGGCAGATGGAACTATCCACTTAGGATTTCTCCATGACTTTACCAGGTTTGCTTACTGTATGGAAATGGATCAAAAGATTGTAACCGCCATATGCGAATCTTACAAAGGcaccaacaagtttttcatcaactccactGGTACCTTGGGCTTACAGGGCCCCGATCTCACGGATGAAGACTCACCAGTTCCACCTCCATTACTTCCCGGTTTCTCAATAAGAGGTGAAACCGAAAAAAAATTGTTGGCCTATGCTAAGGAAGGAGTCAGAGTGGTGTCGATAAGACTTTCACCAACTGTTCACGATGTAGACTGCAAAGGGTTGATTCCAAGCTTCTACGGAATGTTCAAAAAAGCGGGAGCTGCGTACTACCCAGACGCTGGTGACAATGTGTGGCCATTTGTTCACAGAGATGATGCTGCCGAGTTATACACATTGGCTGTTGACAAGGCTGCAGCTGGTACTGTGTTGCACGCAATTGCAGAACCAGGAGTCTCAACTAAAGAAATCGCAGAAGCAATGGCCAAGAAAGGTGGGCTTGAGGCCAAATCTATTCCAAAGGCCCAGCTTTTTGAGATACTTGGTCCATTGTTCGGTGCTCTTTATTCTGCGAACAATCATGTTTCTAGTGAAAAGACAAAGAAACTCACTGGCTGGGTCCCAACTGGGGCTACGTTCCTCGAGGACTTTGCTGCCAGCACCACTTACTAGCTTATATTGTAGATTGAGCCTTAACCAATATATGACTTTTGAATATGCGAATCTGGAAACCATAACCACAAGCTCGACTTCTATCACCTCAGTACACCACACAAATGATCTCAGACATCTTCTCAAAGCCAAAGAGTCGCATCATGTCAACTGCAAGGATCTTTTCTGTTTCAGTCAAACTGTTGAAAGACAACAGATACCTCCTGGTCATTTGTGTTATATCAATAAACGAAAACACCCGCTCGCTGGTCCTGGCTGGATTTTGAAGGATCTGTTGTAGCTGAACCAAGGGCATTAACCCTGGAACCACGTAGGGAAATCTACTTTTGGTCATATCCACAATCGAGGAAAGCGACCTGGCTATTTCGTCGGCGTCTTCAAAGGTTTTATGGGAGTAAAGCTCGTCAATAACATTCTTTCGGAGATCtacttgatgttgatttAAATAAGCGTCTCTGCCCACAACATTATCAAACAAAAGTGGCCGTTCTTCCACCTTCTCACTTCCAGCATACCTCACCATTAACTTCCCATCTTTGATCTCATCCTCCACATCCTCCAAGTACTGATATACTTCCCGggccaagtccaaaatTGTATCGCTGAATTCTTTTTTGTACGCCATTTTTGGACAATCAGCAATATAGTACCCCATATAGTAGTACAGCATTCCAATTTGGTCGATAAGCGTTATGTCCCGGATGGAAGACAAAATGCCTAGTGACAAGTGGGCATAGTCAGGATCCCATATGAAGTACACGGAGGATAGAGCTCCCGGTAAGaagtccaccaccgacACAGCAATAAGCTTGTTGTCCAAATAGTAGCATTCATGAGTGGGGCCCAATCGAGGTTTCACATCTTTGAATGCACCCAGCCGCTGCCAATTGTTCAACCTTTGCCATTCGTCCCGGGTTCCTTCCTTCTCATGATTGGGGAAACAACTTTCACACAAAAACCTCCTAAAACCCTCTTCCGACACGTCGTCCGGGTCATCATGGTGTATCTTCACCTGATATTTCTTATACAATTCATACTTCTCTCGCGAGAACTCCGACGGTTCAAACTTCGTATGGAACCGTGTAGACGCAACTTCTGCCGCCACGAGATCTTTGgtatcaacttggtggccGTCAGTGTTGATGCTTTTGACTACATCCGCGTCGACATCACAGATCTCCCGTATGAACCGTCTGATCACTTTCCTGAACTTCTTTGTTATTTTGAACCCATCTTTGCCCTGCCGAATCGTGTAGTACCGACAACAATTTCGGAGGTTATCTTGTTTGTAGACAAGGGTACCAGATCTTCTCCAGCCCTGGTCTATCAATCGCATGTACTGGCTGCTATTCATACTTCCAACAGCCATGTGGATGCCCACAGATTGCGAGGGACCTCCAAGCATCTTCATATACTCATTGGCATAGTAATCTTGCTTTTGGCCGTTACAGTAGCCACACTCTTCCCGCTTGGTGTATTGTGGAGCATAAAGTATCAACGGCTCTGGCATTAAATGTATTTGTGCCTGCGAAGGTGTAGCGCGCTTTTAAAAGCTAGTTTAGTGAACACTAAGTACCAGTTATTGATATGGGCCAGAAGCTATCTCTGCCCCCGTACGAACGGGAATACAAACATACACACATAATAATAGTAGGTGAAACCAGTGATACCCGATATAGCTTTTTTTAAAATATCAACAGATACTCTCATACCATGAATAGCGAAAGCAAtcaatttgcagccatttaGTGATGTGTTGCAAGCCCCAAGGATATTTCTAGCTGGGAGGAGGATAATCACCTGGAACAAAAGGCACGTATATAATAGTTGGCGGTATCCCATATATTTGCTGATTCAGAGAACTTCTGAAGTCGAGTGGCTGTACCAGCAGAACCAGGTACATATTCCTTTGTACTGAAGGGGATACTGGTGGGGACTTGATGTAGAGTTTTGAACCTAAGGCGTTTTGTTGCTTATAAAGGAGAATTTGTTGGCGAAGCTCAGCATTTTCTTCTGAGATTCTCAGGATGCAGCCTTTCATTTGCATGTACTGTTCTCCGATTTCTCTTGGCACCAAAAACTGTTTAGGTGTAGCAGAATTCAAAGGGGTAACTTCTATGATATTCATAGTATCATAATTGACATTCGAATTCTCACTAGGAATTTCTGGAAAAACTCTGGCAAGTCTTTTAGTTGGTTTCATGGTGGGATTCTCAAGAGAAGTAAAAGCTCTAGCAGACTTTTTAGTTGGTTTCATGATGGGAAAGAGAAGCATTGGAATATACTGGCTTATATACCTTGGGGGAGTATCCTGTGGATGTTTCAGATACGCACCAATATTGTTTCACATTTGTTTGAAGTGTGAGTGTGACGGTTTCAGAAATGTTAAGATGGCTGCGAATTTAACTGAAAGCTCTGAAGTTTACGAGATTAAATGGCGAAGCAAGTGTCATATTATTTGATATACTAAATTGCCGATATATTCTTCCCATTGTAATCGAAGAACGGAAAATTTTTCTCAACAAGAGCCAAAGTGCTACCAGAAGACTCGTCTAAGCTGATAAACATTGAAGCAGGGATGTTAGCAATGATTTCATCCCGAGTATCAGTCACATGGGTGTCAACAACACCTGGGTGCAACAAAATTGTAACCGAGTTCTTGACTAATTCATCGTCAGAGCTGGCGTTGTTGGAAGCGATTTGGTATCCCAAATGGTTGAGGCCGGCTTTGGAAGTCCCATAAGCTTGAGATGCCATTGGGTAACCCACTTGGCCAAGTAAACTGGTGGTGAACACAAGCTTCTTGGTCCCCTTTCCCTTGAAAATGTAGGGATAAGCCGCTTTGCAACTTTTCGCAGCACCTTCAACGTTGACATTAAGGATTTGGGCATAAGCATCGACATCATAATCCTGAGGAAGACAGAAAAAGCTAGGGCCCGAAATACCGGCATTATGAATAAAAACATCTACGCCAGCGGGAGCCCACTTCTCAATTGGTTTGAATGTTGCCTCAAACTTGGAATAAGGGTCTTTCAAATAGATAAAAATAGTCTTGACATTCCGTCCGAGAGCTTGcaattttgcagccgctTTTTCGTTTCTTGCAGACGCGGTAACGACATTTGACTTGTTTGAAGCCAAATGTTGGCGGAAGTGTAACCAATTCCTCTGGAGGCTCCGATGATTAAGTAAGTAGTAGAAATTGTTAGACTGGATTGTTTGGATTGGATAGAGTGTTCTCTAGAGATGTTCGAAGGTCTTGGTTGCCTCTTATACCTGGCTATTGAACAGTATTCTTTTGTCAATACGGAATTGGCAACAGTACGCTACGGAATTGGTTATGTTTACGGCATGCCTGATTCGGAAATACCTGGTACCATGTCGCTTACTTTTATAGAGATCGCTGGAAGCAAGACGTCAGCATGCGCATTGCCATAAATCCCGTTTTCTAACTATGTGCGCCAATTTGTCAGGCCTCCAATAATTTTCTGCAACAAAAACCCACAATCTCAATTAGTTGTTTGCTCTTATTAAGCTGGAACGCATTTCCCGAGTACACAAGAAAAACGAACTAGCGGTATAGCATCCGCTTGAAAAATACAACTCTTGCTCCCTCAACTCTTTTACTCGGGCAGGTGCTAGGTTTATCTCTCTAGtttatatatatatatataatCACTCATCTAATGtaaatttgcagccacaaTCATCTATATCCCCACCAACTCACTGCCAAACTCCAAATCGTTCACGTTCACCAAGTCACATCCCATCTGAATCAACGCCATATTGTGCTTGTACACCAATGACTTGGGCCAGTCCACACCTCCCCAGATCCGAGTCTTCATGCCATACTTGTGAGCAATGTTAATGAACCTGGCAAGACTCACCAGCTCTTCGTGCGAAAAAGGTCTTGTTTGGAACTCTTCATTTCCCAAGAGCTGTGTCATGGACGCAGATGCCACTTTGGAAAACTTCGAAACCTCCACCATCTGAGAATTGCtcattgatttgaagtcTTTCAAAGGAGCATCCAAAAATGTGTACACCTTTGGTTGGGCCTTGACAAGCGCCGAAGGAAGGTTTCCCGTAAGTATCACTGTCAACGGCCTCTCCACAAACGTATCCAGCTGGGAATCGTAGTAACTCAAATAGTCCTGGTCAATAAACCTCTGGAGCTGCGGTTGCAAATATTCAAAAGTGTCGTTGGCGTCCAATTTTATATCCATCCAGAGATACAACAGGGTCTCGGGcgagttgaagaacacgCCGTGTTTCACATCGGGGTCAATATTGGAGATCTGggggtttgtggattgaagaaattcaaaaaGTGGGTCCAAATACAAAGAGTTAAGGGTGAGGTTGTTTCTGAGAAACACCTGGTTGTGGCCCACGTACGCTTCATCATGGTAGAAGGTTGTGGTTGCGATGGCGGTGGTTACCTGATAGTTTTGTTTGAATTTCCAGATGTCGCTTTCGATGCTGCGACACCCATGGGCTAAGGCATCAAAGAGTGGCTGTTGCCTCCAGTAGTCGTTATGGCTGTGAAGCGGCTTAATATCAACGTCACGTGTCAAAGACTCGACCGTGTGCACGTGAGCAGCTGGTGCTTGGGAAAACGACAGCGAGATTGTCGCCATAAATGGCTTGAATGCGTTGATCATAATATGTCAAGAACAGTTTTCGCGAAATGCAAATTCGCTAAAGCGATTGCAAAAGTACATCAAGATATCTTTTACTCTACTTACATGTCTAAATACCAGAATCTACACCTCTTCCCGGTCAATTCTTGGTCTTTTTCATACGTAACAACCGCAAGatctccaccaacttgatggagCCCGTCAACAACTCTTCCTTGAAGTAAAACAAGAATGCAGCCGTCGAAATCGACTGGAGTAACTTCACACTCAAACCTCCGTACAAaccttcaactccttcttCGCGCAAAATCTTCTTAATTTCTTGCACCATCGACAACTTGACATCTTCCACCGGCTTGGCCTGTTCTCCGCCCacctgcttcttctttatgTGCATCCTAGCTTTCAACGTGATGTACGGATACGTCAAAGACGTAGCAATCAACTTCCCGAATGCCCCAATAAAGAAGGCCTTACCAGACGTGAATGAGTTCTTACCATTCCTCGAAAcaaccaagttcttgacctGCTCAAATATAGTATACTGAATAATTGGgttcaccaccaacaccaacgCCGGGAAAACGCCGGCAAACAATGTCCCAACCCCATCAGTCTCTATGATGCTCAACAAAGTCCCGAACGTGGACGTGGACCGGTTCTTGCCATCTTTGTCAGTTTCCTTTTTAGCAGTCATAGTTCTGGTGTTAGCCACCCAAAACGGGTTGGAGGCCACACAGGTGATGGCTCCTGCAATTGCCCCCGTCACAATTGACTGCAACGTCGATAACCCTTTGCCTTTCCGCGTGGTCAACGCATTGGCTCTTAAAAACACATTACTTGTTAACTCATAGAAATAGTAGTAGATGAAGTTGGTCAATGTGATTCCATAAAGCGCCGATTCCAAACCCGCATACAACCCAAGCACACCCTTTTCGGCGATAATCTGACGGCCGGCTTCAATAGCTGAAGGCTTGACGGTGATGGTATGTGGGTCATTTTCTTCATGTTTTtgctttgatttcttgCTGGTTTGGGCGAGAGTGGAAAGGGTAACGAGGGGGTAGGTGACAACCATGGACAACGCACCCCCACCGGCTCCTGCAATGGCGTGGGCCAATTCTTCTACGTCCGACatgtttggtgatgtgtGAGTTTTGTGGGGACAAATTGAATATATAAATAGTGAAGATTAAACCACGGATCGCACTTTCACATGTTTTGTGGAGGTGGGAAGACGACGACCTGAGCGACACGCGGAAGCCCTTGCGGACGGGCTTGGGAATTGCCTGCCTAATGCGGCAGTCGGTTCATCGCGCCATATTTTAATTGTTTCTCACCTGTTTGGCTGCTTGGTTCTACTAATGATATTTAACGAAACTAGAAACGGAttggccaagaagttcGGAATAGTTTCGGTCGGGGCTATCTGCTTAGCTTACTTTGGAAAGGCGCGTGCTAGCAGTTACAAACAGGGTCGGCACACCAACCAGAGTGATGCGTTGGTGGACAGTCAGACTAAAGAGTTTTCCACTGACTACTACTATCCAGGCAAGAATGAAGAGAATGGCGAGTATAAGCGTCGTAGCGAGTATGTGGGGGCTGGAAGCAGTTACAACTCGCGGAGGCCGGGCGATCGGTTGACGATGTTTAAGATTTTTGACAGAGATTGAGATTTGTTGAATGTAAATAGTAATACACATGATGAATGAGATGTCTGATTGGACGCGGGTCCTTGAGCTTTCTTTACGTAGCCGATGTTTCTGAGTGGGCGTTCGGGGTTTCAAGTAGGTGTACTGGGTGATTGAGTGTTCATGTTCCCAACGGAATTACTGCCCCAGAAGCTCGGCATATGCCATTTCATACACCATGTTGCTACGGAGATAGTTGTCTAAACACCACCCACACAAGAAGTTTTCGCTGAGCTCCTGGAGAATCATCACTATATTACCTTTGACTTGGTTGTCCCCATTGAACAAGTTTAGGAGAAGAAACTCGATACCCTTGTTCTTGTCGAAGATGGTTATATTCCCTCCGTGAAGACTGCTTTTTTGTAGCGAGGAAGAGCTGCTGGGAGGCACCAAGAACGTCACCAAAAGAAATATCTCGAGTGATTTGCCAGAAatcaaatacttcaacatATTGAACCAGATTGTCCGCTCTTCTTGTACATTGGACAACCCGCTTAGTTTTTGAAGGTGATACTGAAGGTCTATCATGAGATTTAACTCGTTCAGGAGGTTTTGTAGTCCGAGGTTATAAGAAAACCTATTTGAATATAAAAGTGAGTTAAACCTCCGCACAATCGACTGGTAACAGCTCACTTCAATAAGCTTAGAAGTATCATTGTTCCAATAGTACCCAATTCCCTGAAGAAGTAATATCTTCTGGTCCTTTTTGGCAACCAGAAGACCTATGTCCGTGTCATGGAAGTTCTTGGAGCTTATGAGAATTCGGATAATCTCGTTGATATGTCTTCTGAATATGAGTTGGATAGTGGTCAAGTCATCATTGTAGTTGAACAAGCTCAACTGcaagttggacaagaacTTAGCGTCTTCGCCAATAATCGAGTTTTGGAAATGTTGGCGGTTTAGTCCttcatccaagtttttggagagCAAGATCTCGTTAGAGTCCAAGTCATACAACACATCCCACAACGATTCGttattcttgaagaacGGGTTGATGGTTCCGGCCAAAAACGAGTCACACTGCTCCATTATATCAATTTTCGACACGTCCACAATGGGGAAAATGTTATAATTACTCAAAAGACCTGTCAAGATCCCTCCACCGGTGACGATTTTTAGAATAGTCAACATAAAGTCGATAATGTAACCCGAGGACTTGTCGTAGCTCAACAAGATGACCTTTTTCCCGGTCAAGATGGCATTAATCATTAATATTATAGATGGGGTCAGAAGCCCATAGATGGTAAGCTCATAATTCAAGTATTCGGTAGATAATTTGGACCCCAATAGCTGGATCAAGTTGGCCTTGAAGTTTATGTCGGTGGGGTTGAGGTAGTCATCCAAGTTATCTGGTAAGTCTATCATGGGGATCTTGATGGGGATATTCATATTATTAAAAGTCACCACGGAATTATAACTAAGGTCTTTGCGGATGAAAAGGTCCGGGTTGGTAAAGTCCTCAGTGTCGAACAACTTGCGGCGGAAAGACTCGTCGTAGTATATTTTGTCGTTGATAGGCAAGTCCAAAATAGAAGTTATTagcaacttcttgatgatggaaATATCCTTGTCGTCCTCATGCACCTGGAAGCTTTTGGCGTTTATGGCGTTGTAGAGGTTCTGAAGCACCCCCATGTCGCTGCTTCCAAAGTAGCTGTCCAACGCAATCATCAATAACggtttgaagttcttgaagtatcgcaacttggtgatgatggcaAGAGCTTTGATCACAGACCCTCTTTTCACCAGCTCGTCCTTGACATTCATCACGAGGGTGTAGAGGAAGTATGGGTCGGGTTCACATTTGGCGTCGGACAAGTATTGGAACTCTCCTGTGGATGAATTGCgataaagaagaaacaacgTGTAGTCTTCTGAgcgtttgtggatttggtCAGGAATCATCAATTCGGGAAGAAACACCAAATTGGCGAGCCCCGGGAGTGACACGGGGATCTGATGAAGTAGTGACGGGCCTTTGTCGACGTGAAACTCGGCCGTGACTATGAATTCGATGTTTTTCATCTTGGGTCTTGGAAAGGTACAAATAGCGGTTTTAGGTTAGTCGAGCGCGCTCGTCGAGGGACACGACATTGTACCGAGGCCAGGCAAATGTCGCGGCTTCCGCTAAACTGATACAATATTGACATTAATACTACAAACTTACAAACAGCTTAgtttttttcaaagtaaTCCTCCATTTCTTGGtccaattgttcaagagtcttcttttccttcttgggTGCCTTTTTCTTGGGGGCGGCCTTTTTCTTGGGAGCAGGTTGAGCGGGTTGGTTCTTTTTGGCCTTAGCAGCTTGGAGTTTGGCCTTAGCAGCTTGCACCTTGGCACTACCCACTGGCTTGATTCTGGAGGCCAAGTTGGCAGGCCTTTCACCGATTCTCAGGGCCAATGGTCTCTTGGAGGGGTCGATaatcaactccaacttcaacttggaagagcCTCCATCGATGGGAGCGCCAttatatttttcaaccgCCTTGGCAGCTGAGGTGCTACTCTTGAAGATAATGGTTGCAATACCCTTGAATTGGCCCCTTTCATTGTAGGACAACGCAATGTTTTGCACACCACCGACTTGAGCTTGAAAGAAATCCTAAAAGAGGTTGGTTAGTTTGGGAACGGAAAAAAATTGGTGAGTAGGGAAGAGCTGGGATCATGGGAAAAGGGAACAAGGAAGCTCATGGAAAGTTGAAAGGGATTAATACGATGGAATATAACTTGCAACCGTAGAGGGAGAAGAAACTCAGCTGTTCAGACACCAAACATCGGTAATGAACTCCCCACAGAGTAACTGAATACCTGCGGTGGTGAACAACCTCATTAGACATCCACCACAGTGTAACCGAATACCTGCGGTGAGAACACGGAACCTCATTATGGCTTTAATGGGAGTGTCTATTTGTCTCTGATGTTTGGGACTTGGGTCTTTTCGTTTACGGATGTGAATCAGGAGAAGGCACCCTAAAAAGTTACACGTTTCTCCCGAATCTCGTCCTTGCTAAACAGTCTGGGAGCAAGCCGTGGCAATGGCCATACGTATCGTACGTTGTCAGCTTTTTTACTCCTTAACAGCGTGAGCGCGAGTTGGTATGAATGAagatttttcaaactcgCCATTCTCACTCCAGAAGCTGGATATGAGTCGAGGTGCACATGACCAGGTCACTTGGTCTGCCCTTACTCAATCCCAGGGTGAGTGTAGTGGAAAAACCAAGACGAGACTTGTTCATTCCGTTATACCAGGGGCCTGGAGCCACACTTTGAGCCGATATCTCAGCATAATCCATTATTCAAGCTTTCAAGCTTTGGATGAGCACGTGTGTGCAGTGACGGAACGATGCCATAAACATGACACATGTCATAAGCCATACGTAGCCATGAATAGCCATGCATTAAGACAGCGACAGCATAACACATAACACATGAATAGCCATTAGCCATGACCCCAGCGCAGACGCCACTTGAACCAGCCGGTGATACATCACCACTTCTTAGTGATAAATCACTAAGCTGGATACACAAACACGTCTTGCCAGACCATTACTCTTCACACCAGTGCCAGCACTGGCGGGAAACACTCGTAGTGTTAAATACATACTTTGATAGCATTGATAGGAAGATCTCTTGGTAAGCCGTGCACAACCACCTTGGTGGCGTACGTGGTATCCAAGATCTTCTGTTTTTTCAACTGCACTgccttggccaaaaccTTAGCAGCAGGCTTGACAGGCTTTTTGGAcaccaagtttttggacttgggagccgttttggttttggaagcgaacttctttggtttggAGGAGATGATATCGTCTAACGATTTATCTAAAGAAGCCATAATGAGATTAGTGTGATGAGGAACAGGAAAAACTCGTCCAGTTTTCAAGGCGTGCGAGGAGGGTTGGGGAGCGGGACACGACGGTCCTGGGGCACCGCACATAAATGTCGTGCATTTCGCGGTACTCCCTGAGGGGCCACAAAGACACCTGTGGAGGGGAGCTGGCTGGGGCCACAGTTAACACCGGCAACAATTCCAATACCTGGCAATTTAGTTCACTTACCTGCGAAGATCCCGGACATCTGCTCCCCTATTTGGAAATTATTGACAGATCGGCCCCTTCAAATATTATGAAACGCAAAAAGCTTAAACGGTATAAACTCTTAGTTTCCCGGCGACTTTATGACCCCCAGTACATAGATCCCGGAGTTGAAAGCGCATAAACGCATTCCATTTGTTTCTGTGTTACATCGTGATAAGCACCTCACAGATAAAAATTCAATGTTGCAAGCCTCATATCTGTCCCGCTTTTTCGTGTGAAAATTGCAACCATAAGCGAGAACAGATAAGACATTCGTCACCATAGGACACTAGCACAATTAATTTTCGTTTATTCTACACCCATACTGGTAATTATACTCTAGCTAATAATACATACACAAAGAAATGAACATCCAATCTTCTTAGTCCGATCCCAACACAGTTCCACTGCATTGTTGCTTGACTATATGGTTCTCCAACCACTCTATATTATTGGAAAAATAGGAGAAGCACCCGGCACAACGACCCCCCACCAAGCTCCGCTCACAGCTCTTGGTGCCCGGGGGATAGATGAAATGCAATGCCTTCAAGTGGGTTTTGAACGTATCTCTTCGGGAAAACCCACCTGTGGGATGACATTTTGTACCTTTGCCAGAGCCATCGGTGGCCTGGTGATCCTCGTTGTAGAAGGGGCACCGGAAGGCCTTCAAAGACTGGTGCTTTTTCAAGTGTCGCGTCAAGTAACCTTTTACCTTAAACCGGGCGTCGCAGAAACTGCATTCGAATTTATACACTTCTTCCTCCGAGTCCTCGGCTGCCCCTGGAGCCTCGTCGGCCAATATGAGCTCATCCTCCTCTACCTTAATTTTGGGTTTTTTGAGGGTGGCACTTTTGGCAGGTAtgttctttctctttttttGGTCGGGTGCGGCCATGGTGGTCGATACACCAGAAGTAGCAGGAGTAGAAATCAGAG
Above is a window of Yamadazyma tenuis chromosome 1, complete sequence DNA encoding:
- a CDS encoding uncharacterized protein (COG:C; EggNog:ENOG503NVDM), with protein sequence MSDVEELAHAIAGAGGGALSMVVTYPLVTLSTLAQTSKKSKQKHEENDPHTITVKPSAIEAGRQIIAEKGVLGLYAGLESALYGITLTNFIYYYFYELTSNVFLRANALTTRKGKGLSTLQSIVTGAIAGAITCVASNPFWVANTRTMTAKKETDKDGKNRSTSTFGTLLSIIETDGVGTLFAGVFPALVLVVNPIIQYTIFEQVKNLVVSRNGKNSFTSGKAFFIGAFGKLIATSLTYPYITLKARMHIKKKQVGGEQAKPVEDVKLSMVQEIKKILREEGVEGLYGGLSVKLLQSISTAAFLFYFKEELLTGSIKLVEILRLLRMKKTKN
- a CDS encoding uncharacterized protein (BUSCO:EOG09263690; EggNog:ENOG503NWBZ; COG:S), whose product is MKNIEFIVTAEFHVDKGPSLLHQIPVSLPGLANLVFLPELMIPDQIHKRSEDYTLFLLYRNSSTGEFQYLSDAKCEPDPYFLYTLVMNVKDESVKRGSVIKALAIITKLRYFKNFKPLLMIALDSYFGSSDMGVLQNLYNAINAKSFQVHEDDKDISIIKKLLITSILDLPINDKIYYDESFRRKLFDTEDFTNPDLFIRKDLSYNSVVTFNNMNIPIKIPMIDLPDNLDDYLNPTDINFKANLIQLLGSKLSTEYLNYELTIYGLSTPSIILMINAILTGKKVILLSYDKSSGYIIDFMLTILKIVTGGGILTGLLSNYNIFPIVDVSKIDIMEQCDSFLAGTINPFFKNNESLWDVLYDLDSNEILLSKNLDEGLNRQHFQNSIIGEDAKFLSNLQLSLFNYNDDLTTIQLIFRRHINEIIRILISSKNFHDTDIGLSVAKKDQKILLLQGIGYYWNNDTSKLIEVSCYQSIVRRFNSLLYSNRFSYNLGLQNLSNELNLMIDLQYHLQKLSGLSNVQEERTIWFNMLKYLISGKSLEIFLLVTFLVPPSSSSSLQKSSLHGGNITIFDKNKGIEFLLLNLFNGDNQVKGNIVMILQELSENFLCGWCLDNYLRSNMVYEMAYAELSGQ
- a CDS encoding uncharacterized protein (EggNog:ENOG503Q2YS; COG:V); the encoded protein is MKIFVTGGSGFIGSKVVEILISKGHSVIGLARSDASAEKLEAAGAEVVRGELTEIDLLIKTAAEADGTIHLGFLHDFTRFAYCMEMDQKIVTAICESYKGTNKFFINSTGTLGLQGPDLTDEDSPVPPPLLPGFSIRGETEKKLLAYAKEGVRVVSIRLSPTVHDVDCKGLIPSFYGMFKKAGAAYYPDAGDNVWPFVHRDDAAELYTLAVDKAAAGTVLHAIAEPGVSTKEIAEAMAKKGGLEAKSIPKAQLFEILGPLFGALYSANNHVSSEKTKKLTGWVPTGATFLEDFAASTTY
- a CDS encoding uncharacterized protein (EggNog:ENOG503P963), which produces MIFNETRNGLAKKFGIVSVGAICLAYFGKARASSYKQGRHTNQSDALVDSQTKEFSTDYYYPGKNEENGEYKRRSEYVGAGSSYNSRRPGDRLTMFKIFDRD
- the ATE1 gene encoding Arginyl-tRNA--protein transferase 1 (EggNog:ENOG503NX69; BUSCO:EOG092638AP; COG:O) — protein: MINAFKPFMATISSSFSQAPAAHVHTVESLTRDVDIKPLHSHNDYWRQQPLFDALAHGCRSIESDIWKFKQNYQVTTAIATTTFYHDEAYVGHNQVFLRNNLTLNSLYLDPLFEFLQSTNPQISNIDPDVKHGVFFNSPETSLYLWMDIKLDANDTFEYLQPQLQRFIDQDYLSYYDSQSDTFVERPLTVILTGNLPSALVKAQPKVYTFLDAPLKDFKSMSNSQMVEVSKFSKVASASMTQLLGNEEFQTRPFSHEESVSLARFINIAHKYGMKTRIWGGVDWPKSLVYKHNMALIQMGCDLVNVNDLEFGTISIKVSDMRTVANSVLTKEYCSIARNWLHFRQHLASNKSNVVTASARNEKAAAKLQALGRNVKTIFIYLKDPYSKFEATFKPIEKWAPAGVDVFIHNAGISGPSFFCLPQDYDVDAYAQILNVNVEGAAKSCKAAYPYIFKGKGTKKLVFTTSLLGQVGYPMASQAYGTSKAGLNHLGYQIASNNASSDDELVKNSVTILLHPGVVDTHVTDTRDEIIANIPASIHLNISETVTLTLQTNVKQYWCVSETSTGYSPKSARAFTSLENPTMKPTKRLARVFPEIPSENSNVNYDTMNIIEVTPLNSATPKQFLVPREIGEQYMQMKGCISRISEENAELRQQILLYKQQNALGSKLYIKSPPVSPSRATPSQAQIHLMPEPLILYAPQYTKREECGYCNGQKQDYYANEYMKMLGGPSQSVGIHMAVGSMNSSQYMRLIDQGWRRSGTLVYKQDNLRNCCRYYTIRQGKDGFKITKKFRKVIRRFIREICDVDADVVKSINTDGHQVDTKDLVAAEVASTRFHTKFEPSEFSREKYELYKKYQVKIHHDDPDDVSEEGFRRFLCESCFPNHEKEGTRDEWQRLNNWQRSGAFKDVKPRLGPTHECYYLDNKLIAVSVVDFLPGALSSVYFIWDPDYAHLSLGILSSIRDITLIDQIGMSYYYMGYYIADCPKMAYKKEFSDTILDLAREVYQYLEDVEDEIKDGKLMVRYAGSEKVEERPLLFDNVVGRDAYLNQHQVDLRKNVIDELYSHKTFEDADEIARSLSSIVDMTKSRFPYVVPGLMPLVQLQQILQNPARTSERVFSFIDITQMTRRYSLSFNSLTETEKILAVDMMRLFGFEKMSEIICVVY
- the YRA1 gene encoding RNA-binding RNA annealing protein (COG:A; EggNog:ENOG503NXQF), with protein sequence MASLDKSLDDIISSKPKKFASKTKTAPKSKNLVSKKPVKPAAKVLAKAVQLKKQKILDTTYATKVVVHGLPRDLPINAIKDFFQAQVGGVQNIALSYNERGQFKGIATIIFKSSTSAAKAVEKYNGAPIDGGSSKLKLELIIDPSKRPLASRIGERPANLASRIKPVGSAKVQAAKAKLQAAKAKKNQPAQPAPKKKAAPKKKAPKKEKKTLEQLDQEMEDYFEKN